The following are encoded together in the Microterricola viridarii genome:
- a CDS encoding O-acetylhomoserine aminocarboxypropyltransferase/cysteine synthase family protein gives MPHTELPENRQAEQAPAAPLFDWEGLGFDTRQVHAGDYADQNRGARVPPITLSAGYVFDSFDDGVARFAGESQEPIYSRQGNPTNAVAEQRIASLEGGTAAVVVSSGQAAITAALLALAESGEHIVSTASIYGGTRILFGRSFRRFGVSVDYVWNIDDDAEWEQAIRPETKAIYTETIPNPRNDVVDIARIAEVARRHGIPLVVDNTVATPYLLRPFEHGADIVVHSSTKFLSGHGAGVSGAIVDGGRFDWAATSRRYPLLTDPPRPGAGSYLDRFGPTAYAQYVREAVVNDIGPSLSPFNGFLLHQGIETLSLRMDRHVENSLAIARWLTEQPEVVGVDYAGLPENPLHELAQRHYGGRTGSVFAFTVAGGIEGARAFSDGLSVFSRMTGIGDTRSMVLHPLTTTHASFPAELNARLGITPGMLRLSVGIESLDDLLADLRRGLDRVARLA, from the coding sequence ATGCCGCACACCGAGCTGCCTGAGAACCGGCAGGCCGAGCAGGCCCCGGCAGCCCCACTCTTCGACTGGGAGGGCCTCGGCTTCGACACCCGGCAGGTGCACGCCGGCGACTACGCCGACCAGAACCGCGGGGCGCGCGTGCCCCCGATCACCCTGAGTGCCGGCTACGTGTTCGACTCCTTCGATGACGGCGTCGCCCGCTTCGCCGGCGAGTCACAGGAGCCCATCTACTCCCGGCAGGGGAACCCCACCAATGCCGTCGCCGAGCAGCGGATCGCGTCGCTGGAGGGCGGTACCGCCGCGGTCGTGGTGTCGTCGGGGCAGGCGGCCATCACCGCGGCCCTGCTCGCACTGGCCGAGTCCGGCGAGCACATCGTGTCGACGGCGAGCATCTACGGCGGCACCCGCATCCTGTTCGGCCGCAGCTTCCGCCGCTTCGGCGTGAGCGTCGACTACGTCTGGAACATCGACGACGACGCCGAGTGGGAGCAGGCCATCCGCCCGGAGACCAAGGCGATCTACACCGAGACCATCCCGAACCCGCGCAACGACGTCGTCGACATCGCCAGGATCGCCGAGGTGGCGCGCCGCCACGGCATCCCGCTCGTCGTCGACAACACGGTCGCGACGCCCTACCTGCTGCGGCCGTTCGAGCACGGCGCCGACATCGTGGTGCACTCCAGCACGAAGTTCCTCTCCGGCCACGGCGCCGGGGTCTCCGGTGCGATCGTCGATGGCGGCCGCTTCGACTGGGCCGCGACCAGCCGCCGCTACCCGTTGCTCACCGACCCGCCCCGGCCGGGAGCGGGCTCCTACCTCGACCGCTTCGGGCCGACCGCATACGCCCAGTACGTGCGCGAGGCCGTGGTCAACGACATCGGCCCCTCGCTCTCCCCGTTCAACGGATTCCTGCTGCACCAGGGCATCGAGACGCTGTCGCTGCGGATGGACCGCCACGTCGAGAACTCGCTGGCCATCGCCCGTTGGCTCACCGAGCAGCCGGAGGTCGTCGGCGTCGACTACGCCGGACTGCCGGAGAACCCGCTGCACGAGCTGGCGCAGCGCCACTACGGCGGCCGCACCGGCTCGGTGTTCGCCTTCACCGTCGCCGGCGGCATCGAGGGCGCCCGCGCCTTCTCCGACGGGCTGAGCGTGTTCAGTCGGATGACCGGCATCGGCGACACCCGCTCGATGGTGCTGCACCCGCTCACCACGACGCATGCGTCGTTCCCCGCCGAGCTGAACGCCCGCCTCGGCATCACGCCCGGGATGCTGCGGCTGTCGGTGGGCATCGAGTCACTCGACGACCTGCTCGCCGACCTCCGCCGCGGGCTCGATCGCGTGGCACGGCTGGCGTAG
- a CDS encoding organic hydroperoxide resistance protein: MNILYTAEALSTGAGRNGKVATSDKSFELDLAIPKEMGGSGAGTNPEQLFAAGYAACFHSALQVVARSQKVTLSDSAVGSRVHIGPTDTGGFQLGVLLEVVLPGIEPAQAQSLVDAAHQVCPYSNATRGNIDVTITVSED, from the coding sequence ATGAACATTCTCTACACCGCAGAAGCCCTCTCAACGGGCGCTGGCCGGAACGGCAAGGTGGCGACGAGCGACAAGTCGTTCGAACTCGACCTCGCCATCCCGAAGGAGATGGGCGGCTCCGGGGCTGGCACCAACCCCGAACAACTCTTCGCAGCCGGGTACGCCGCCTGCTTCCACTCGGCCCTGCAGGTCGTTGCCCGCAGCCAGAAGGTGACACTCAGCGACTCGGCCGTCGGCAGCCGGGTGCACATCGGGCCCACCGACACCGGCGGGTTCCAGCTCGGTGTCCTGCTTGAGGTCGTCCTGCCCGGCATCGAGCCAGCCCAGGCACAGTCGCTGGTGGATGCCGCCCACCAGGTCTGCCCGTATTCCAACGCCACCCGCGGCAACATCGACGTCACCATCACAGTCTCGGAGGACTAA
- a CDS encoding aminotransferase class I/II-fold pyridoxal phosphate-dependent enzyme, with protein sequence MGLGRRPGTRAPGDRRQRRHRREPAVGAAGGRAGRNHAAGVPAVLRAGRGGLGIRHRGAPAAGRRRLDPQPPALEREFAAGIDAFLLCNPHNPHGVVFDRATLVELARIAAKHDVFVVSDEIHAPLTHPGVTFTPFAPLAAAAGGRAAIVTSASKGWNIAGAKCAIIVAADAATADLLNLLPEEVACRTSILGLHANIVAFRSTDWLDETVERIVANDRLLDELLRAELPAAVYHRPRAGYLAWLDLRGLGLGESPHTRILHEARVALNDGASFGSGGAGFARLNLACSPETLREAVTRIADLVARVAGVAEGGAATTTEAATTEGTGDAAHRAA encoded by the coding sequence CTGGGGCTGGGTCGTCGACCCGGCACACGTGCACCTGGCGACCGACGTCAGCGTCGGCATCGTCGAGAGCCTGCGGTTGGCGCTGCCGGCGGCCGGGCGGGTCGCAATCACGCCGCCGGTGTACCCGCCGTTCTTCGAGCTGGTCGAGGAGGCCTCGGCATCCGTCATCGAGGTGCCCCTGCGGCAGGCCGACGGCGGCTGGACCCTCAACCTCCCGCACTGGAGCGCGAGTTCGCGGCCGGCATCGACGCGTTCCTGCTCTGCAATCCGCACAACCCGCACGGCGTCGTCTTCGACCGGGCGACACTGGTCGAACTCGCCCGCATTGCAGCCAAACACGACGTGTTCGTCGTCTCGGATGAGATCCACGCGCCGCTGACCCACCCGGGCGTCACCTTCACCCCGTTCGCGCCGCTCGCAGCCGCGGCCGGCGGCCGGGCCGCCATCGTCACCTCGGCCAGCAAGGGCTGGAACATCGCCGGCGCCAAGTGCGCGATCATCGTGGCAGCGGATGCCGCCACCGCCGACCTGCTCAACCTGCTGCCAGAGGAGGTGGCGTGTCGCACCAGCATCCTGGGACTGCACGCCAACATCGTCGCGTTCCGCAGCACCGACTGGCTCGACGAGACGGTCGAGCGGATCGTGGCCAACGACCGCCTGCTCGACGAGTTGCTGCGCGCAGAGCTCCCCGCCGCCGTCTACCACCGGCCGCGCGCCGGCTACCTCGCCTGGCTCGACCTGCGCGGGCTGGGACTCGGCGAATCCCCGCACACCCGCATCCTGCATGAGGCCCGCGTCGCACTCAACGACGGCGCCAGCTTCGGCAGCGGGGGCGCCGGGTTCGCCCGGCTGAACCTCGCCTGCTCGCCGGAGACGCTGCGTGAGGCGGTCACCCGCATCGCGGATCTCGTCGCGCGCGTCGCGGGTGTTGCCGAGGGCGGCGCGGCCACCACAACAGAGGCCGCTACAACAGAAGGGACCGGCGATGCCGCACACCGAGCTGCCTGA
- a CDS encoding GNAT family N-acetyltransferase, translated as MSLGHAPGAIRIRAGVVPDDVERCAEIWVRALEARDGTVDAEAMAERVRTSFQNPIIRFAVADAPRNGFALVESGCADPNEALLHFLAVHPGGAGSGVGRALLADAVEHATRSGFRSLTLEVRTTNVRAIEVYTRAGFEPFGGEIPHPLGGDPMQSYRLALVDQAPRS; from the coding sequence ATGAGCCTCGGCCACGCTCCCGGCGCGATCCGCATTCGCGCGGGAGTGGTGCCCGATGACGTCGAACGCTGCGCCGAGATCTGGGTGCGCGCCCTCGAGGCGCGCGACGGCACCGTGGATGCCGAGGCGATGGCCGAACGGGTGCGCACGTCGTTCCAGAACCCGATCATCCGATTCGCGGTCGCCGACGCCCCGCGGAACGGCTTCGCCCTGGTCGAGTCCGGCTGCGCCGATCCGAACGAGGCGCTGCTGCACTTCCTCGCCGTTCACCCCGGCGGTGCCGGCAGTGGCGTAGGCAGGGCGCTCCTCGCCGACGCTGTGGAACATGCAACACGCAGTGGCTTCCGCTCACTCACCCTCGAGGTGCGCACGACCAACGTCCGGGCGATCGAGGTGTACACGCGTGCCGGCTTCGAGCCGTTCGGCGGGGAGATCCCGCATCCGCTCGGTGGCGACCCGATGCAGTCGTACCGCCTGGCGCTCGTTGACCAGGCTCCGCGCTCCTGA
- a CDS encoding CPBP family intramembrane glutamic endopeptidase, whose protein sequence is MSESPTATLRVRPRVWIGLAIWLAYTALVFIVGTLSGVPYTQFGRDGESLFLGAGLSLIVGAIFLAITTSLLGWWRPALFDRKHSARWPLFVPALMVVALLINLASTDWGSYDGAFFAASLVLLLVGFTEELATRGLLLTSLRSRFGELWVWFISTAAFALMHLVNALMGQDLGTTLAQVGMAFLGGTVFYILRRTTGTLIWAMVLHGFWDFSTFAVGHGTPGPLAALGGTVYLIAGIAGLAVVAFVIRGSHERIGTDSYALTK, encoded by the coding sequence ATGTCTGAATCGCCCACTGCGACGCTTCGTGTCCGCCCCCGCGTCTGGATCGGCCTGGCAATCTGGCTGGCCTACACCGCACTCGTGTTCATCGTGGGAACGCTCTCCGGCGTCCCCTACACGCAGTTCGGCCGCGACGGCGAAAGCCTGTTCCTCGGCGCCGGGCTCTCGCTCATCGTCGGCGCGATCTTCCTCGCCATCACGACGAGCCTCCTGGGGTGGTGGCGTCCTGCGCTCTTCGACCGCAAGCACAGTGCGCGCTGGCCCCTCTTCGTGCCCGCGCTCATGGTCGTCGCGTTGCTCATCAACCTCGCCAGCACCGACTGGGGCTCCTACGATGGCGCGTTCTTCGCGGCTTCCCTCGTGTTGCTGCTCGTGGGATTCACCGAAGAGCTGGCAACCCGGGGTCTCCTCCTCACGAGCCTCCGTAGCCGATTCGGGGAACTGTGGGTCTGGTTCATCAGCACGGCGGCCTTCGCCCTGATGCACCTCGTGAACGCGCTCATGGGGCAGGATCTCGGCACGACCCTCGCTCAGGTGGGGATGGCGTTCCTCGGCGGCACGGTGTTCTACATCCTGCGGCGCACGACCGGGACGCTGATCTGGGCCATGGTGCTCCACGGCTTCTGGGACTTCTCGACATTTGCGGTCGGCCACGGCACTCCTGGACCGCTCGCGGCTCTGGGCGGCACCGTCTACCTCATCGCGGGTATCGCCGGACTCGCGGTTGTCGCGTTCGTCATCCGAGGCTCACACGAGCGAATCGGCACCGATTCGTACGCCCTCACCAAGTGA
- a CDS encoding flavodoxin family protein, which translates to MSTPTSFDYAGLRALFINCTLKRSPEISNTQGIIDLSAGLMRRQGVHVDLVRAIDHDIATGVYPDMTEHGWASDAWPELFETVRAADILVIAGPIWLGDNSSVTKRIVERLYAMSGLFNEAGQYVYYGKVGGAIITGNEDGVKHCASNLLYSMQHIGYTIPPAADAGWIGEIGPGPSYLDPGSGGPESDFTNRNTTFMSWNLMHLAAMLKANDGIPAFGNLRREWDDGERFGFEANPEYR; encoded by the coding sequence ATGAGTACCCCGACTTCTTTTGACTATGCGGGACTGCGAGCACTGTTCATCAACTGCACCCTCAAACGCTCGCCCGAGATCAGCAACACCCAAGGCATCATCGACCTGAGCGCCGGCCTGATGCGCCGGCAGGGCGTGCACGTCGACCTGGTGCGGGCGATCGACCACGACATCGCGACGGGCGTCTACCCGGACATGACAGAGCACGGCTGGGCGAGCGACGCCTGGCCGGAGCTGTTCGAGACGGTGCGCGCCGCCGACATCCTCGTCATCGCCGGGCCGATCTGGCTGGGCGACAACAGTTCCGTCACCAAGCGGATCGTGGAGCGGCTCTACGCAATGTCCGGCCTGTTCAACGAGGCGGGGCAATACGTCTACTACGGCAAAGTCGGCGGGGCGATCATCACCGGCAACGAGGATGGCGTCAAACACTGCGCCTCGAACCTGCTCTACAGCATGCAGCACATCGGTTACACGATTCCGCCCGCCGCCGACGCCGGCTGGATCGGCGAGATCGGCCCGGGGCCGAGCTACCTCGACCCGGGCTCCGGTGGGCCGGAGAGTGACTTCACGAACCGGAACACCACGTTCATGAGTTGGAACCTGATGCACCTGGCGGCCATGTTGAAGGCGAACGACGGTATCCCCGCGTTCGGCAATCTGCGGCGCGAGTGGGACGACGGCGAGCGCTTCGGCTTCGAGGCGAACCCGGAATACCGCTAG
- a CDS encoding acyl-CoA thioesterase — MSDDGMNFHTRKWVRPEDLNANGTLFGGSLLRWIDEEAAIYAIIQLGNFRVVTKFISEIEFQASALQGDLIEMGLIATQFGRTSITMRAVVRNMITRRVILSIEKLVFVSLDDNGHPKPHGFTQITYNRDRMPTEHPATGAIRLPER; from the coding sequence ATGTCCGACGACGGTATGAACTTCCACACCCGCAAATGGGTGCGCCCCGAGGATCTGAACGCCAACGGCACCCTGTTCGGCGGCAGTCTGCTGCGCTGGATCGACGAGGAAGCGGCGATCTACGCCATCATCCAGCTCGGCAACTTCCGCGTTGTGACCAAGTTCATCTCCGAGATCGAGTTCCAGGCCTCTGCACTGCAGGGTGACCTCATCGAGATGGGGTTGATCGCGACACAGTTCGGCCGCACGTCCATCACCATGCGCGCCGTCGTGCGCAACATGATCACGCGCCGGGTCATCCTCTCCATCGAGAAGCTCGTGTTCGTGAGCCTCGACGACAACGGCCACCCGAAGCCCCACGGCTTCACCCAGATCACGTACAACCGCGACCGCATGCCCACCGAGCACCCGGCCACCGGCGCCATCCGACTCCCGGAACGCTGA
- a CDS encoding RidA family protein, which yields MPGSVRLIRSDTLSDVAQYAYAATAPKEARLIFLAGACPLAADGTTAAVGDYAGQAAVCIETMTSALAAAGATIEDVISTRVLVASSRQADLVAAWNVVREAFGAHDVPSTLMGVTVLGYDNQLVEIEAVAAVVD from the coding sequence ATGCCTGGCTCCGTGCGCCTCATCCGCTCTGACACCCTCTCCGACGTTGCGCAGTACGCGTATGCGGCGACAGCCCCCAAGGAAGCGCGCCTGATCTTCCTCGCCGGTGCGTGCCCGCTTGCCGCCGACGGCACCACAGCCGCCGTGGGCGACTACGCCGGGCAGGCCGCCGTCTGCATCGAGACGATGACGAGCGCACTGGCGGCCGCGGGGGCGACGATCGAGGATGTCATCAGCACCCGTGTCCTCGTTGCGTCCTCCCGGCAGGCCGACCTCGTGGCGGCGTGGAACGTTGTCAGAGAGGCCTTCGGCGCGCACGACGTGCCCAGCACGCTGATGGGGGTGACGGTGCTGGGCTACGACAATCAGCTCGTCGAGATCGAGGCCGTCGCCGCCGTCGTGGACTGA
- a CDS encoding GNAT family acetyltransferase has protein sequence MQIRPFRPEDTEAVIALWQDAGLTRPWNDPHKDIARKLAVQPELFVVAVDEDERVIGSVMAGYDGHRGWMNYLAAADDARGLGVGRALVAHVEAALLALGCPKVNLQVRSTNSGVVDFYEHLGYRNDDTVSLGKRLIED, from the coding sequence ATGCAGATCAGACCCTTCCGCCCCGAGGACACCGAGGCCGTCATCGCGCTCTGGCAGGATGCCGGGCTCACTCGGCCATGGAACGACCCGCACAAGGACATCGCCCGCAAGCTCGCCGTGCAGCCTGAGCTCTTCGTGGTCGCCGTGGACGAGGACGAGCGGGTCATCGGCTCGGTCATGGCGGGCTACGACGGGCACCGCGGCTGGATGAACTACCTGGCGGCAGCCGATGATGCACGCGGGCTCGGCGTCGGGCGGGCGCTCGTGGCCCATGTGGAGGCGGCGCTGCTCGCGCTCGGCTGCCCCAAGGTGAACCTGCAGGTGCGCTCGACCAACTCCGGGGTCGTCGACTTCTACGAGCACCTCGGCTACCGGAATGATGACACCGTCAGCCTCGGCAAGCGGCTCATCGAGGACTGA
- a CDS encoding LLM class F420-dependent oxidoreductase, translating into MRFGTFIPQGWRHDLVDIDPSEHWDTMRALAQSADAGPWESIWVYDHFHTVPAPTDQATHEAWTLMSAFAAVTERVRIGQMCTCMSYRNPAYLAKVAATVDMISGGRTEMGIGGGWYEQEWRAYGYGFPGIPERLGRLREGVEIMKQAWTTGEATLDGQYFQVNKAIVQPMPPQQGGIPIWVAGGGEKVTLKIAAQYADYTNFTGTLEEFDHKSAVLRGHCEAIGRDFGSITRSSNFNTIIADTEAEVAERIDAVEARMARHVGADTAAEYVHANYHSDAPGVGTPEQVIERLLERQKHGLGYSIHYFPEAAYDRSTQQLFEQTVIPALAEASGDDL; encoded by the coding sequence ATGCGATTCGGAACTTTCATCCCCCAGGGCTGGCGCCATGACCTCGTCGACATCGATCCCAGTGAGCACTGGGACACCATGCGGGCCCTGGCCCAGTCGGCGGATGCCGGCCCGTGGGAGTCGATCTGGGTGTACGACCACTTCCACACCGTGCCCGCCCCCACCGACCAGGCCACGCACGAGGCGTGGACGCTGATGAGCGCCTTCGCCGCCGTCACCGAGCGGGTGCGCATCGGCCAGATGTGCACGTGCATGAGCTACCGCAACCCGGCCTACCTGGCCAAGGTCGCGGCGACCGTCGACATGATCAGCGGCGGCCGCACCGAGATGGGAATCGGCGGCGGCTGGTACGAGCAGGAGTGGCGTGCCTACGGCTACGGCTTCCCCGGCATCCCGGAGCGCCTCGGCCGCCTCCGCGAGGGCGTCGAGATCATGAAGCAGGCGTGGACGACGGGCGAGGCGACCCTCGACGGGCAGTACTTCCAGGTGAACAAGGCCATCGTGCAGCCGATGCCGCCGCAGCAGGGTGGTATCCCGATCTGGGTGGCCGGCGGCGGCGAGAAGGTCACGCTGAAGATCGCGGCCCAGTACGCCGACTACACCAACTTCACCGGCACGCTCGAGGAGTTCGACCATAAGAGCGCCGTGCTGCGCGGGCACTGCGAGGCGATCGGCCGCGACTTCGGCAGCATCACCCGCTCCTCCAACTTCAACACCATCATCGCCGACACCGAGGCGGAGGTGGCCGAGCGCATCGACGCCGTCGAGGCGCGCATGGCCCGCCACGTCGGCGCGGACACCGCCGCCGAGTACGTGCACGCGAACTACCACTCGGACGCCCCGGGCGTCGGCACGCCGGAGCAGGTGATCGAGCGCCTGCTCGAGCGCCAGAAGCACGGCCTCGGCTACTCGATCCACTACTTCCCCGAGGCGGCCTACGACCGCAGCACCCAGCAGCTGTTCGAGCAGACCGTGATCCCGGCGCTCGCCGAGGCGTCGGGCGACGATCTGTAG
- a CDS encoding MmcQ/YjbR family DNA-binding protein, with protein sequence MDHPPIFEPGDPLVQRVRELCLDLPEAIEVQAWGRPTFRARKPIFVHMAASAQRPYSIVFKTDPDEHAAWEQDERFFHPPYYDGSKWLAIDFDQPHTEWKFLAELIETSYRQVAVTRQARLLELARPRGSGYSN encoded by the coding sequence ATGGATCACCCACCGATCTTCGAGCCCGGCGACCCGCTCGTGCAGCGGGTGCGTGAGCTCTGCCTAGACCTGCCGGAGGCGATCGAGGTGCAGGCATGGGGTCGGCCGACCTTCCGGGCCCGCAAGCCGATCTTCGTGCACATGGCCGCCTCGGCGCAGCGGCCGTACTCGATCGTATTCAAGACGGATCCGGACGAGCACGCCGCCTGGGAACAGGACGAGCGGTTCTTCCACCCGCCCTACTACGACGGCAGCAAATGGCTCGCGATCGACTTCGACCAGCCGCACACAGAGTGGAAATTCCTCGCCGAATTGATCGAGACGTCGTACCGCCAGGTGGCCGTGACACGCCAGGCGCGACTGCTCGAATTGGCGCGACCGCGTGGCTCGGGCTATAGTAACTAA
- a CDS encoding zinc-binding dehydrogenase: MNALIHPEFGDPAAVLSVEERPLPQPGPGQVRVRTLLSSIHNHDLWTVRGTYGFKPELPAQSGTEAVGIVDALGEGVEHLTLGQRVTTGGTFGVWAEYFLAPAAALIPVPEALSDEAAAQLVSMPFSAISLLHSLDLQPGDWLIQNAANGAVGRMVAQLGAARGINVVGLVRRAEGVAELRAQGIERVISTDSEGWRDELTTLTGGADIRVGIDSVGGRAAGDVLSTLATNGTLVVFGAMASPKLELASGDIIFKQATVKGFWGSVVSREMPAELKGQLFQELIGRVLDGTLTLPVAATFGFGQIREAVAASGEPGRVGKVLLRP; encoded by the coding sequence ATGAACGCACTCATCCACCCCGAGTTCGGCGACCCCGCCGCCGTGCTGAGCGTAGAGGAACGCCCGCTCCCCCAGCCCGGCCCCGGCCAGGTGCGCGTGCGTACGCTCCTCTCTTCCATTCACAACCACGACCTGTGGACCGTGCGCGGCACGTACGGATTCAAGCCGGAGCTTCCGGCGCAATCGGGCACCGAGGCCGTCGGCATCGTCGACGCACTCGGCGAGGGCGTCGAGCACCTCACCCTCGGCCAGCGTGTCACCACCGGCGGAACGTTCGGCGTGTGGGCCGAGTACTTCCTGGCCCCCGCAGCGGCGCTCATCCCGGTTCCTGAAGCCCTCTCGGACGAGGCTGCTGCGCAACTCGTCTCGATGCCGTTCAGCGCAATCAGCCTCCTGCACTCCCTCGACCTGCAGCCGGGCGATTGGCTGATTCAGAATGCCGCGAACGGCGCGGTGGGCCGGATGGTCGCCCAGCTCGGTGCGGCACGGGGAATCAACGTGGTTGGCCTCGTGCGCCGTGCCGAGGGTGTCGCCGAACTCCGCGCCCAGGGAATCGAGCGGGTGATCTCCACCGACTCCGAAGGCTGGCGCGATGAGCTCACCACCCTCACCGGCGGCGCCGACATCCGCGTCGGAATCGACTCCGTCGGTGGCCGCGCCGCCGGCGACGTGCTCTCCACGCTGGCCACTAATGGCACCCTCGTGGTCTTCGGCGCAATGGCATCGCCGAAACTGGAGCTTGCCTCTGGCGACATCATCTTCAAGCAGGCCACCGTCAAGGGTTTCTGGGGCAGCGTCGTCAGCCGCGAGATGCCCGCCGAGCTGAAGGGCCAGCTGTTCCAGGAGCTGATCGGTCGCGTGCTCGACGGCACGTTGACGCTGCCCGTCGCGGCGACCTTTGGGTTCGGCCAGATCCGTGAGGCCGTTGCCGCGAGCGGTGAGCCGGGCCGCGTGGGCAAGGTGCTGCTGCGGCCGTAG
- a CDS encoding VOC family protein: MTGAGMGTHWGRTVVLVHDYDEAIAFYRDGFGFEVLFDEPGEGGFRLLHLGTGGETGLWLMRVLPGDEHLVGAQTGGHPLGVVYVDDRDAALSRLASIGTLPAQPPGAGAGSRWAHVHDLYGNQIVLVQLFT, from the coding sequence GTGACGGGAGCAGGCATGGGCACGCACTGGGGCAGGACGGTCGTGCTGGTGCACGACTACGACGAGGCGATCGCCTTCTACCGCGACGGCTTCGGCTTCGAGGTTCTCTTCGACGAGCCGGGGGAGGGCGGATTCCGGCTGCTGCACCTCGGCACCGGCGGCGAGACCGGCCTCTGGCTGATGCGGGTGCTGCCCGGCGACGAGCACCTGGTCGGTGCGCAGACCGGTGGGCATCCGCTGGGCGTGGTCTACGTCGACGACCGTGATGCCGCGCTCTCCCGTCTGGCCTCGATCGGCACGCTGCCGGCGCAGCCACCGGGCGCCGGCGCCGGCTCCCGCTGGGCGCACGTGCACGACCTGTACGGCAACCAGATCGTGCTGGTGCAGCTTTTCACCTAG
- a CDS encoding LLM class flavin-dependent oxidoreductase: MKRIGFLSFGHYQAIPGSRTRNASDVLLQSIELAEAAEEIGIDGAYFRVHHFAKQLASPFPLLAAIGARTSRIEIGTGVIDMRYENALYMAEEAAAADLISGGRLQLGVSRGSPEPAMNGARTFGYVPPEGVADADLARAKTELFRAAITGAGVAEPNPQMTGSYEPLSIEPQSPGLADRIWWGAGSRATGQWAAEQGMNLMSSTLLTEDTGVPFDQLQAEQIALFRAAWAEQGWERTPRVSISRSVIPVITDEDRRYFGGGRDSEDQVGYIDGGIARFGKSYTGEPDKIAAELAADAAVQAADTVLLTIPNQLGVDYNARLLQTIADHIAPAIGWEPNLA, from the coding sequence GTGAAACGCATCGGATTCCTCTCCTTCGGGCACTACCAGGCCATCCCCGGCTCCCGCACGCGCAACGCCAGCGACGTGCTGCTGCAATCCATCGAGCTGGCCGAGGCTGCCGAGGAGATCGGCATCGACGGCGCCTACTTCCGGGTGCACCACTTCGCCAAGCAGCTGGCCTCACCGTTCCCGCTGCTCGCCGCGATCGGCGCGCGCACTTCGCGCATCGAGATCGGCACCGGCGTCATCGACATGCGCTACGAGAACGCGCTCTACATGGCCGAGGAGGCGGCCGCCGCCGACCTGATCAGTGGCGGCAGGCTGCAGCTCGGCGTGAGCCGCGGATCACCCGAGCCGGCCATGAACGGGGCGCGCACCTTCGGCTACGTTCCGCCGGAGGGCGTGGCGGATGCCGACCTCGCCCGCGCCAAGACCGAGCTGTTCCGCGCTGCCATCACCGGGGCCGGGGTCGCCGAGCCGAACCCGCAGATGACGGGCAGCTACGAGCCGCTCTCGATCGAGCCGCAGTCCCCCGGACTCGCCGACCGCATCTGGTGGGGTGCCGGCAGCCGGGCCACCGGCCAGTGGGCGGCCGAGCAGGGCATGAACCTGATGAGCTCCACGCTGCTCACCGAAGACACGGGTGTGCCGTTCGACCAGCTGCAGGCCGAGCAGATCGCTCTGTTCCGCGCGGCTTGGGCCGAGCAGGGCTGGGAGCGCACGCCCCGCGTCTCGATCAGCCGCAGCGTCATCCCCGTCATCACCGACGAGGACCGCCGCTACTTCGGCGGCGGCCGTGACAGCGAAGACCAGGTCGGCTACATCGACGGCGGCATCGCCCGTTTCGGCAAGAGCTACACCGGCGAGCCCGACAAGATCGCGGCCGAGCTGGCCGCCGACGCCGCCGTGCAGGCCGCCGACACCGTGCTGCTCACCATCCCCAATCAGCTCGGCGTCGACTACAACGCCCGCCTGCTGCAGACGATCGCCGACCACATCGCACCCGCGATCGGCTGGGAGCCGAACCTGGCGTAG
- a CDS encoding MarR family winged helix-turn-helix transcriptional regulator, whose protein sequence is MPVTDEMVCFSLYAATRATTQAYRHLLEPWGLTYPQYLVLVTLWLEGDQTVSSLGEHLQLDSGTLSPLLRRMEEGGLVRRERHTADERVVSVTVGTRGLELRSELAHIPARIASGTGLPDERSAADLIETLQHLTATMRAVSARPATHI, encoded by the coding sequence ATGCCCGTGACCGATGAAATGGTGTGCTTCTCCCTCTATGCCGCTACCCGTGCGACAACGCAGGCCTACCGCCATCTGCTCGAACCGTGGGGGCTCACCTACCCGCAGTACCTCGTGCTCGTGACCCTCTGGCTGGAGGGCGACCAGACGGTGTCCTCGCTGGGCGAGCACCTGCAGCTGGATTCGGGCACGCTCTCGCCGCTGCTACGCCGGATGGAGGAGGGCGGACTCGTGCGACGCGAACGGCACACCGCCGACGAGCGCGTGGTGAGCGTGACGGTCGGCACCCGCGGCTTGGAGCTGCGTTCCGAGCTCGCGCACATCCCCGCCCGGATCGCCTCGGGCACCGGGCTGCCAGACGAGCGCTCCGCCGCCGATCTCATCGAGACCCTGCAACACCTCACCGCGACGATGCGCGCGGTGAGCGCGCGCCCCGCCACACACATCTGA